The DNA region tatatatatatatatatatatatatatatatatatatatatatatatatatatatatatatatatatatatatatatatatataaatatatcatATAACAACTATTAGGATCATAGAAACAAGATTCTAAGCTCCACTATTTTTCACCAAAATCccaaatcaaccattttcaagtGAAACTCAAACATACAATTATACACCAAATCATGTTCTATACACATACTCATTCATGAAATTCAATATAGAAAcatcatagcataacataaacatcaatttcATGGATTAAAACATAAACACATGTTAGGGTTTCTCAAACATCAAAATCCTCGAATCCTAAGGTCATGATATCTAACCCACATACATTACATACATTATATTTACCCATAACCATTTGAAATTCCACCATTACCTTAGTATAGATGAAATCTCTAGGTCATTCTTCTTCTAGTTTCCTCTTCTCCTCTTTCTCGTATCTTCTCTTCcattctctcttcttctcttgttttaCAAAACTAACTCTAATATCTAAAACCCTTACTGTCTTTTTAACTCATAATGGACTTAACCCACTTATCCACCCATTCTAATTAATTAGGCCCATTACTAGACAATTGCTATTTCTactcataaaattcaattattcaaataacacatatattcaaataattaccagaacacatatttaattaattatcacaccaaataatgattaattaaaataaacacctaataaataaatacggaaattaaatcggggtgttacaactctcccccacttgaaatattttcgtcctcgaaaattacCTCAAGCAAACAACTCAGTTTATGAATCCCTCATCTGACTCTCAAGCTCTCACGTCACATTTCCACCAGCTGGTCCTCCCCAAACGACTTTCACCAAAGTGATCCATTTACCACGGAGTTGTTTCACCTCTTTATCTTCTATCTGTATAGGTAATGTCTCTACGGACAAATTATCTATAACCTCAACATCATCTAATTGGACAACATGCGAAGGATTCGCAATGTatctcctcaattgagacacgTGAAACACATCATGGAGATTAGCAAGTGACAGCGGCAACGTAATCCGATAAGCCACATCACCTACTTTCTTGAAAATCTGATACAGACCAAAAAAATGCGccgtcaacttacgcgacttcaatgctctaccaacacccgttacCAGAGTAACTCTTAAAAACACATGATCATCTACCTCAAACTCAAGCGATTTCCTTCTCTTGTCACGGTAACTCTTATAACGACTCATAAAAACCTTCATCTTCTCTCTGATCATTTTAATCTTATCAGTAGGCTGTTGAACTATCTCaggtccaaccacaacactctctccagattcgtaccaacacaaaggcgtcat from Lathyrus oleraceus cultivar Zhongwan6 chromosome 1, CAAS_Psat_ZW6_1.0, whole genome shotgun sequence includes:
- the LOC127115254 gene encoding uncharacterized protein LOC127115254; amino-acid sequence: MSMLMVRELDLLKQFQDMSLVYEETSFGVKLGMLKLTSGSLDEIQEGQKSDLVLADRLMLINQGKGGDFRIDENGIMRIPSNCEAIWVIVNRLTKFAHFILIRMDYPMERLAKLYIEKIVSLHGIPSSIVLDRDVRFTSRFWEESVVVGPEIVQQPTDKIKMIREKMKVFMSRYKSYRDKRRKSLEFEVDDHVFLRVTLVTGVGRALKSRKLTAHFFGLYQIFKKVGDVAYRITLPLSLANLHDVFHVSQLRRYIANPSHVVQLDDVEVIDNLSVETLPIQIEDKEVKQLRGKWITLVKVVWGGPAGGNVT